From Streptomyces asiaticus, one genomic window encodes:
- a CDS encoding glycosyltransferase family 39 protein, producing MTTYDYGTREAGPPPTPAAAPRPGQRAPGGSRLARAWRGRPEDPRWARPALWALLAATTVLYLWSLGASGYANQFYSAAVQAGGESWKAFFFGSSDAANSITVDKPPAALWPMALSVRLFGLSSWAVLAPEALMGVATVGVLYAAVRRRFGAAAGLIAGAALAVTPVAALMFRFNNPDALLCLLMVSAVSCVLRALEYARTKWLLLAGVCFGLGFLTKTLQAWLILPPLAVVYAVCAPAKFGRRIGQLLLAGLAMVVSGGWWVAIVELWPTSSRPYIGGSQHNSFLELTFGYNGLGRINGNETGSVGGGGPGGGGGGRWGETGIDRLFGSDMGGQIAWLLPAAFILLAAGIWLTWRAKRTDTRRAAFLVWGGSLLMTFATFSFMSGIFHQYYNIALAPYIAALVGMGAALLWERRSEGGRAGAVASAVLALTVAVTAYMSYVLLGRSPDWHPWLRWAVLIGGLAAAAGLLLTARLGRRAALAAAGLGLAAGLAGPVAYTLNTVETPKHGSIVTAGPSVAGGMGGPGGRFPGGGRGGPPGTQNGRQGAGRQGQGNQGGQGQQGQGQGGPQGMPGGGTGGGTGAGQPGGGQNGLPGGGFPGGGQAPRNGTGNAQGGQGQNGRPGMPPGGGTGEGGRRGGGMGGLLDGQQVDAEVEAKLAKNADDYTWAAAAIGSQNAASYQLATEKPVMAIGGFNGSDPSPTLAQFKEYVKQGRIHYFISSGTGMGGGPGGGQGTSSQITSWIESTYKKVTVGNSTLYDLTQKATKTAKSSD from the coding sequence ATGACCACCTACGACTACGGCACCCGCGAAGCCGGGCCGCCGCCGACCCCCGCCGCCGCTCCCCGGCCGGGGCAGCGGGCGCCGGGCGGCTCGCGCCTGGCGCGGGCCTGGAGAGGACGGCCGGAGGACCCGCGCTGGGCGCGGCCCGCCCTGTGGGCCCTGCTGGCCGCCACCACCGTGCTCTATCTGTGGAGCCTGGGCGCGTCCGGCTACGCCAACCAGTTCTACTCGGCCGCCGTGCAGGCGGGCGGCGAGAGCTGGAAGGCGTTCTTCTTCGGCTCCTCCGACGCCGCGAACTCCATCACCGTCGACAAGCCCCCGGCCGCGCTGTGGCCGATGGCCCTGTCGGTGCGGCTCTTCGGCCTCTCCTCCTGGGCGGTCCTCGCGCCCGAGGCGCTGATGGGCGTCGCGACGGTCGGGGTGCTGTACGCGGCCGTACGGCGCAGGTTCGGCGCGGCCGCCGGGCTTATCGCGGGCGCGGCGCTCGCGGTGACCCCGGTCGCGGCGCTGATGTTCCGCTTCAACAACCCCGACGCGCTGCTGTGTCTGCTGATGGTCTCGGCCGTCTCCTGCGTGCTGCGCGCCCTGGAGTACGCGCGCACCAAGTGGCTGCTGCTGGCAGGGGTCTGCTTCGGCCTCGGCTTCCTCACCAAGACGCTTCAGGCGTGGCTGATCCTGCCGCCGCTCGCGGTGGTGTACGCGGTGTGCGCCCCGGCGAAGTTCGGCCGGCGGATCGGGCAGCTGCTGCTCGCGGGGCTCGCGATGGTGGTCTCCGGCGGCTGGTGGGTCGCGATCGTCGAGCTGTGGCCGACGTCCTCGCGCCCGTACATCGGCGGTTCGCAGCACAACAGCTTCCTGGAGCTGACCTTCGGCTACAACGGACTGGGCCGGATCAACGGCAATGAGACCGGGAGCGTCGGCGGGGGCGGCCCGGGTGGTGGCGGTGGCGGCCGGTGGGGCGAGACCGGGATCGACCGGCTCTTCGGCTCCGACATGGGCGGTCAGATCGCCTGGCTGCTGCCCGCGGCGTTCATCCTGCTGGCGGCGGGGATCTGGCTGACCTGGCGGGCGAAGCGCACGGACACCCGGCGCGCGGCCTTCCTGGTGTGGGGCGGGTCGCTGCTGATGACGTTCGCCACCTTCAGCTTCATGTCCGGGATCTTCCACCAGTACTACAACATCGCCCTGGCGCCCTACATCGCGGCGCTCGTGGGCATGGGCGCGGCCCTGCTGTGGGAGCGGCGGAGCGAGGGCGGCCGGGCGGGGGCGGTGGCCTCGGCGGTGCTGGCCCTCACGGTCGCGGTCACCGCGTACATGTCGTACGTCCTGCTGGGGCGGTCGCCGGACTGGCACCCCTGGCTGCGCTGGGCGGTGCTGATCGGCGGGCTCGCGGCGGCGGCCGGGCTGCTGCTGACGGCGCGCCTGGGCCGGAGGGCGGCGCTGGCCGCGGCGGGCCTCGGCCTCGCGGCGGGGCTGGCGGGACCGGTCGCGTACACGCTCAACACGGTGGAAACCCCGAAGCACGGCTCCATCGTGACGGCCGGACCGTCGGTGGCGGGCGGTATGGGCGGCCCCGGTGGCCGCTTCCCGGGCGGCGGCCGGGGCGGTCCGCCGGGGACGCAGAACGGACGCCAGGGCGCGGGCCGGCAGGGGCAGGGCAACCAGGGTGGTCAGGGTCAGCAGGGGCAGGGCCAGGGCGGTCCGCAGGGCATGCCGGGTGGCGGCACCGGCGGAGGCACCGGCGCCGGTCAGCCGGGTGGTGGCCAGAACGGCCTCCCCGGCGGTGGCTTCCCGGGCGGCGGCCAGGCCCCGCGGAACGGCACGGGCAACGCGCAGGGCGGCCAGGGGCAGAACGGCCGGCCGGGCATGCCGCCCGGCGGCGGCACGGGCGAGGGCGGTCGCCGTGGCGGCGGCATGGGCGGACTGCTCGACGGCCAGCAGGTCGACGCCGAGGTGGAGGCCAAGCTGGCGAAGAACGCCGACGACTACACCTGGGCGGCCGCGGCGATCGGCTCCCAGAACGCCGCGAGCTACCAACTCGCCACCGAGAAGCCCGTGATGGCCATCGGCGGCTTCAACGGCAGCGACCCGTCCCCGACGCTCGCCCAGTTCAAGGAGTATGTGAAGCAGGGCAGGATCCACTACTTCATCTCCTCGGGCACCGGCATGGGCGGCGGGCCGGGTGGCGGCCAGGGGACCTCGTCCCAGATCACCTCCTGGATCGAGTCCACCTACAAGAAGGTCACCGTGGGCAACTCCACGCTCTATGACCTGACCCAGAAGGCGACCAAGACCGCGAAGTCCTCCGACTGA
- a CDS encoding MFS transporter: MTVSTADAASAPPDQSPGGHPQRWLILAVICLAQLTVLLDNTILNVAVPSLAREMDARTADIQWMINAYSLVQSGLLLTAGSAADRYGRKKLLVAGLALFGIGSFAASMAQDPGQLIAARAGMGIGGALLMTTTLAVVVQVFDEGERAKAIGLWGAVSSLGFAAGPLIGGSLLEHFWWGSIFLINIPVALLGLVAVVWLVPESKAPTSDRPDLLGALLSTVGMTGVVFAIISGPEHGWTSSRVLLSAFIGVTVMTGFALWERHIPYPMLDMHFFRNRRFVGAVAGGILVAFGMGGSLFLLTQHLQFVLGYDALDAGLRTAPLALVIVALNLTGVGARLLPKLGTPVTIVGGMGLLAAGLAAIATLGAHGYGGMLFGLVVMGAGIALAMPAMANAIMSAIPPEKAGVGAGVNGTLTECGNGLGVAVLGAVLNSRFGSLLPAVATGAGSLPAALAAARTPEDREAVADAFASGVETSQLVGAAAVLAGGVLAALLLSRAERSSQEAPAA, from the coding sequence ATGACGGTCTCGACCGCCGACGCCGCCTCCGCGCCACCCGATCAGTCCCCGGGTGGCCATCCCCAGCGCTGGCTGATCCTCGCCGTGATCTGCCTCGCCCAGCTCACCGTGTTGCTGGACAACACGATCCTCAATGTGGCGGTCCCCTCCCTGGCCAGGGAGATGGATGCCCGCACGGCCGACATCCAGTGGATGATCAACGCCTATTCGCTGGTCCAGTCGGGGCTGCTGCTCACCGCGGGCAGCGCCGCCGACCGCTATGGCCGGAAGAAGCTGCTGGTCGCCGGGCTCGCCCTGTTCGGCATCGGCTCGTTCGCGGCGTCGATGGCGCAGGACCCCGGCCAGCTGATCGCCGCCCGCGCGGGCATGGGCATCGGCGGGGCGCTGCTGATGACCACGACGCTCGCGGTCGTGGTGCAGGTCTTCGACGAGGGCGAACGGGCCAAGGCCATCGGGCTGTGGGGTGCGGTCAGTTCGCTCGGCTTCGCCGCGGGGCCGCTGATCGGCGGCTCGCTGCTGGAGCACTTCTGGTGGGGCTCGATCTTCCTGATCAATATCCCGGTGGCGCTGCTCGGGCTGGTGGCCGTGGTCTGGCTGGTGCCGGAGTCGAAGGCGCCGACCAGCGACCGCCCCGATCTGCTCGGCGCGCTGCTGTCCACGGTCGGCATGACCGGCGTCGTCTTCGCGATCATCTCCGGGCCGGAGCACGGCTGGACCTCCAGCCGGGTGCTGCTGTCGGCCTTCATCGGCGTCACCGTGATGACCGGCTTCGCGCTGTGGGAGCGTCATATCCCGTATCCGATGCTGGACATGCACTTCTTCCGCAACCGCCGGTTCGTGGGCGCGGTGGCGGGCGGCATCCTGGTGGCCTTCGGGATGGGCGGTTCGCTCTTCCTGCTCACCCAGCATCTACAGTTCGTGCTCGGCTATGACGCGCTGGACGCGGGGCTGCGCACCGCGCCGCTCGCGCTGGTGATCGTCGCGCTCAATCTCACCGGTGTCGGGGCGCGGCTGCTGCCCAAGCTCGGGACCCCGGTGACCATCGTCGGCGGGATGGGGCTGCTCGCGGCCGGTCTCGCCGCCATCGCGACGCTCGGCGCGCATGGCTATGGCGGGATGCTCTTCGGGCTGGTGGTGATGGGGGCCGGTATCGCGCTGGCCATGCCCGCGATGGCGAACGCCATCATGTCGGCCATCCCGCCGGAGAAGGCGGGGGTGGGCGCGGGGGTCAACGGCACGCTCACCGAATGCGGCAACGGGCTCGGTGTCGCCGTCCTGGGCGCCGTGCTCAACTCCCGCTTCGGCTCACTGCTGCCCGCCGTCGCCACCGGAGCGGGCTCGCTTCCGGCCGCCCTCGCCGCGGCCCGTACCCCCGAGGACCGCGAGGCCGTCGCGGACGCCTTCGCCTCCGGTGTGGAGACCAGCCAGCTGGTCGGCGCGGCGGCCGTGCTGGCGGGTGGAGTGCTGGCCGCGCTGCTGCTCAGCAGGGCCGAACGATCTTCACAGGAGGCCCCGGCGGCATAG